The following proteins come from a genomic window of Candidatus Thiodiazotropha sp. CDECU1:
- a CDS encoding class GN sortase, translated as MKTLFSNILRSCHISPLLFLVACCFLVQGAWIEAKAWLAQALIATAWNVTASQADNIQPWPWADTWPVARLEVPRLGVRRYILAGVSGRTLAFGPGWAMQTALPGTEGASLIAGHRDTHFRFLKGLRQGDRLLLDTPEKSRVMYRVTATAVVDQRQSRLISDQGERELILVTCYPFEALRPGGELRYVVWAEAESRQTFGLESTLNQTIITNLNEADPNISPSRLSASRLSG; from the coding sequence ATGAAAACCCTGTTCAGCAACATCCTGAGATCGTGCCATATATCACCGCTCCTGTTCTTGGTTGCCTGCTGTTTTCTCGTCCAGGGGGCTTGGATCGAAGCGAAGGCCTGGTTGGCCCAGGCATTGATTGCAACCGCTTGGAATGTAACGGCTTCACAGGCAGATAACATCCAACCCTGGCCCTGGGCCGATACCTGGCCGGTTGCACGCTTAGAGGTGCCCAGGTTGGGTGTAAGACGCTATATACTGGCGGGTGTCAGCGGTAGAACCCTGGCATTCGGCCCGGGATGGGCAATGCAGACGGCCCTGCCCGGCACCGAGGGAGCGAGTCTCATAGCCGGCCACAGAGATACTCACTTCCGCTTTCTCAAGGGGCTTCGCCAGGGAGACCGGTTGCTGCTGGATACCCCTGAGAAATCCAGGGTTATGTATCGCGTGACTGCCACCGCTGTTGTCGATCAACGGCAGAGTCGGCTGATATCGGATCAGGGGGAGCGGGAATTGATACTGGTGACCTGTTATCCATTTGAGGCCCTTCGACCAGGGGGGGAGTTGCGATATGTGGTGTGGGCAGAAGCTGAATCTAGACAGACATTCGGGTTAGAATCGACGTTGAACCAAACCATAATTACAAACCTGAATGAAGCCGATCCGAATATTTCGCCATCTCGTCTGTCAGCATCCCGGTTATCTGGGTGA
- a CDS encoding marine proteobacterial sortase target protein, with product MLQKSVIKSSEREGRPVSFSNGLFIRDLVLTLLAAVMTGVSGSILLILLVFGWSSVEADGLEQEGVELQLRSLDGQLLQSAPMLKSDVQVDVTGMLAKVRVEHLFINPSQSWMEGVYQFPLPESSAVERLNMQIGERVIEGRIEAKKKAQQIYRKAREQGQRASLMSQQRANIFSLSLSNIGPGEEIRVVIEFQQQARYTEGRFELRLPLVIGPRYIPGNPLSTARSVDHTHYGWAPDSDQVEDASQITPPVLDPGDGVINPVSLQVRLDAGMPLQTVTSHYHPMQERVDGQGVVHLRLTEGEVPADRDFLLSWQPQAGSMPRSVLFTDHWQDEDYALLMLLPPAPEHYESGLNRDLIFVVDHSGSMHGASMDQAKAALRLSIARLQPTDRFNLIGFNNRSQMLFLTPQPANRSNLSRAIRFIDRMQAEGGTEMLSALEKALLNQNHETRLRQVVFLTDGSVGNEQALFDLIRRRLGASRLFTVGIGSAPNTLFMQRAAQYGRGSFTYIGDLTEVASRMQALLEKLEYPALSHLTLEWQGPGDIDLEPQRLPDLYLGEPLMIALKGKRLEGSLAIQARRGDDIWQQNVQVQSTEQVTGVHALWARRRIASLLALPKDELAQDSKRQSVVDLALKHQLVSPYTSLVAVEKRVVRPHGEGLEGGMMPVNLPAGWHAESVFGRLPQTATPAPLMLLLGSLLLLLWIVFTRCMRAGQASVPGCK from the coding sequence GTGCTGCAAAAAAGCGTAATTAAATCCTCAGAAAGGGAAGGGAGGCCGGTCTCCTTCAGCAATGGGCTCTTCATTCGTGACCTGGTGTTGACCCTGCTGGCAGCAGTGATGACCGGTGTGTCTGGCAGCATTTTATTGATTTTGCTGGTATTTGGCTGGAGTAGTGTTGAGGCTGATGGCCTAGAGCAGGAGGGTGTTGAGCTGCAGTTGCGATCATTGGATGGTCAGCTGCTGCAGTCGGCGCCAATGCTAAAAAGCGATGTTCAGGTAGATGTCACCGGGATGCTGGCCAAGGTGCGTGTGGAGCACCTGTTCATCAATCCAAGTCAATCCTGGATGGAGGGTGTCTATCAGTTTCCTCTGCCTGAATCGTCGGCTGTGGAACGTCTCAATATGCAGATCGGTGAACGGGTGATCGAGGGGCGGATCGAAGCGAAAAAAAAGGCGCAGCAGATCTATCGCAAGGCCCGGGAGCAGGGTCAGAGAGCCAGTCTGATGAGTCAACAGCGAGCCAATATCTTTTCACTTTCCCTGAGCAATATCGGTCCTGGGGAGGAGATTCGTGTGGTTATCGAATTTCAACAACAGGCCCGCTACACGGAGGGTCGTTTTGAACTGCGGCTGCCGCTGGTGATCGGGCCGCGGTATATACCTGGGAATCCGCTATCCACCGCTAGATCCGTGGATCACACCCATTATGGGTGGGCCCCGGATAGTGATCAGGTGGAAGATGCGAGTCAAATCACTCCACCGGTACTGGATCCCGGTGATGGGGTGATCAATCCCGTTTCGCTCCAAGTCAGGTTAGATGCGGGTATGCCGCTGCAGACAGTTACAAGTCACTACCATCCGATGCAGGAGCGCGTGGATGGGCAGGGTGTGGTTCATCTGCGATTGACCGAAGGAGAGGTGCCGGCAGACAGGGATTTCCTATTGAGTTGGCAACCACAAGCGGGTTCAATGCCAAGGAGTGTGCTCTTCACCGATCATTGGCAGGATGAGGATTATGCGCTGTTGATGTTACTGCCTCCCGCTCCAGAGCACTATGAATCGGGATTGAATCGGGATCTGATCTTTGTGGTCGATCATTCAGGATCGATGCACGGGGCATCCATGGATCAGGCGAAAGCGGCCCTGCGACTCTCGATTGCCCGTTTGCAGCCAACAGACCGTTTCAATCTCATCGGTTTCAATAATCGGAGCCAAATGCTGTTCCTGACACCCCAGCCGGCCAACAGGAGCAATCTGAGTCGGGCAATCCGCTTTATCGATCGGATGCAGGCAGAGGGTGGTACTGAGATGCTTTCCGCCCTGGAAAAGGCCCTGCTCAATCAGAACCATGAGACTCGACTGCGTCAGGTAGTGTTTCTCACCGATGGTAGTGTTGGCAATGAACAGGCGCTGTTTGATCTGATCCGTCGACGTTTGGGTGCCAGCCGCCTGTTTACGGTCGGTATCGGATCGGCACCAAACACGCTCTTCATGCAGCGTGCCGCGCAATATGGACGTGGCAGTTTTACCTACATCGGTGATCTAACCGAAGTGGCCAGTCGAATGCAGGCCCTGTTGGAGAAACTCGAGTACCCGGCCTTGAGTCATTTAACCCTGGAATGGCAGGGTCCGGGGGATATTGATCTTGAACCGCAACGACTCCCGGATCTCTACCTGGGTGAGCCATTGATGATAGCGCTTAAGGGGAAACGGCTTGAGGGCAGTCTGGCAATCCAAGCTAGAAGAGGTGACGATATCTGGCAGCAGAACGTCCAGGTTCAGTCGACCGAGCAGGTGACGGGAGTCCATGCGCTATGGGCCAGGCGGCGAATTGCGAGCCTGCTGGCACTGCCGAAGGATGAATTGGCACAGGATAGCAAGCGCCAGAGTGTGGTCGATTTGGCTTTGAAGCATCAGCTCGTCTCCCCCTATACGAGCCTGGTGGCGGTGGAGAAAAGGGTTGTTCGACCCCATGGCGAGGGCCTGGAGGGTGGCATGATGCCGGTCAATCTTCCCGCGGGATGGCATGCCGAGTCTGTCTTCGGCCGGTTACCGCAAACGGCAACGCCAGCCCCGCTGATGTTGCTCCTGGGAAGTCTCTTGCTGCTACTCTGGATAGTGTTTACTCGATGCATGCGCGCAGGGCAGGCCTCTGTCCCTGGATGCAAATGA
- a CDS encoding L,D-transpeptidase family protein, with translation MRRLLLLLTLMVNGAWAAQNAELDAVLDNLGIRVEQRLQARFERVGVDYPPQRIQLIAFKESRRLELWAYQHNRWRFIHDYAIFAASGKVGPKLREGDKQVPEGFYRIVDLNPNSHFHLSMKLNYPNGFDWLNATREGRATPGSNIFIHGSAWSAGCLAIGNHYIEELFYLAAKVGLQRAAVMIVPYDFRYREIAPTHNGPSWLGELYAYLKLRLDQFPLADKAFKCAYDCREASTTKQRALP, from the coding sequence ATGAGACGACTCCTGTTACTGCTCACTCTGATGGTGAACGGGGCATGGGCAGCACAGAATGCCGAGCTCGATGCGGTGCTGGATAATTTGGGCATCCGAGTTGAACAGCGCCTGCAAGCCCGTTTTGAGCGTGTCGGCGTCGACTATCCACCACAACGGATACAGCTGATTGCGTTCAAGGAGAGTCGGCGACTCGAGTTGTGGGCATATCAGCATAATCGATGGCGGTTTATCCACGACTATGCCATTTTTGCAGCCAGTGGAAAGGTGGGACCCAAACTGCGCGAAGGGGACAAACAGGTTCCGGAGGGGTTCTACCGTATCGTGGATCTCAATCCCAATAGTCATTTTCATCTCTCCATGAAACTCAATTATCCAAACGGATTTGATTGGTTGAATGCAACCAGAGAGGGTCGGGCAACACCTGGCTCAAATATTTTTATTCATGGCAGTGCATGGTCAGCGGGTTGTCTGGCAATCGGTAATCACTATATCGAAGAGCTCTTCTATCTGGCTGCTAAGGTGGGTCTGCAACGCGCTGCGGTTATGATTGTCCCTTACGACTTCCGTTATAGGGAGATTGCACCAACCCACAACGGGCCTTCCTGGTTGGGAGAGTTATATGCCTATTTGAAACTGCGTCTGGATCAATTCCCATTGGCGGACAAGGCATTCAAGTGCGCCTATGATTGCAGGGAAGCTTCAACCACAAAGCAAAGGGCGCTGCCTTAA
- a CDS encoding type 1 glutamine amidotransferase, which translates to MKPIRIFRHLVCQHPGYLGDYLQSHAIPWEMVCIDDDHPIPLQTHDVSGLVFMGAGVSVNDQLPWMEGELQLIRKAIDQDLPVMGICFGAQLMSRALGGEITRGKGMEIGWHPVQTLAEHDHDGWLEDIPEQFTAFHWHADTYTLPPHSQHLLRSNCFDQQGFVMGDHIGMQFHLEMTREMVENWIERYGSDLLLDSDCSQSAQVILSAIDQQIEALHRISDLIYGRWVERVIAKQGGL; encoded by the coding sequence ATGAAGCCGATCCGAATATTTCGCCATCTCGTCTGTCAGCATCCCGGTTATCTGGGTGATTATCTGCAGTCTCACGCCATCCCCTGGGAGATGGTCTGCATAGATGATGATCATCCCATCCCGTTACAGACCCACGATGTCTCAGGATTGGTTTTTATGGGGGCCGGGGTCAGTGTCAATGATCAGCTGCCTTGGATGGAGGGGGAACTGCAGCTGATCCGAAAGGCAATCGATCAGGATCTGCCCGTCATGGGGATCTGTTTCGGAGCGCAACTGATGAGCCGGGCACTGGGAGGCGAGATCACCCGGGGCAAGGGGATGGAGATAGGCTGGCATCCGGTACAAACCCTGGCGGAGCATGATCATGATGGTTGGCTGGAGGATATTCCAGAGCAATTCACAGCCTTTCACTGGCACGCGGATACCTACACACTGCCGCCACATAGTCAGCATCTGCTGCGAAGCAACTGCTTCGATCAGCAAGGATTTGTCATGGGTGACCACATCGGTATGCAGTTTCATCTAGAGATGACTCGGGAGATGGTGGAAAACTGGATTGAACGCTATGGTAGCGATCTGTTGCTCGATTCAGACTGTAGTCAATCGGCGCAAGTAATTTTAAGCGCTATCGATCAGCAGATCGAAGCCTTGCATAGGATCTCCGATCTTATTTATGGCAGATGGGTTGAGCGTGTGATCGCCAAGCAGGGAGGGTTATGA
- a CDS encoding substrate-binding domain-containing protein, whose translation MKTAYFAFIFGFLLCFCEAAQSVDLVINPDVTQEKLSRHTLRSIFSMRKTQWPDGKPIHVFVLGDKSDLHRRFTKQLLGLFPHQLRRAWNRQIYSGMGQAPIRVESEHEMQERVANTPGAIGYLSEGRFNEYVRTISIEN comes from the coding sequence ATGAAAACTGCCTACTTCGCATTTATATTCGGATTTTTGTTGTGTTTCTGCGAAGCGGCACAGTCAGTTGACCTCGTCATCAATCCAGATGTCACCCAAGAAAAACTCTCACGCCATACCTTGCGTTCCATATTCAGTATGCGGAAGACACAGTGGCCGGACGGGAAACCGATCCATGTCTTTGTTCTGGGTGACAAGAGTGACCTACACAGACGCTTCACCAAACAGCTACTCGGCCTGTTTCCACATCAACTGAGGCGCGCCTGGAACCGGCAGATCTATTCCGGTATGGGTCAGGCACCGATCAGAGTGGAGTCCGAGCATGAGATGCAGGAACGGGTAGCAAACACTCCTGGCGCGATTGGTTATCTATCAGAAGGGCGTTTTAATGAGTATGTACGAACCATCAGTATTGAGAACTAG
- a CDS encoding c-type cytochrome — MADELNEDLNLRKNLENRIQAIAKNRKLHKQMIDEGRERTILCNTCHGKDGIAVQPLAPNLAGQNPAYIVDQFQRFGDGRRNEYLMSNLAKTFSFEDKIKIALYYADMEMKPSGGGNLSLLADGEKIYKQNCVKCHGDNGRGQEGYARLAGQRHDYVVKMLKEFRDRTGKRTNVWMSGVAIRLSDQDMDAVATYLANLK; from the coding sequence ATGGCCGATGAATTGAACGAGGATCTCAACCTGCGTAAAAACCTGGAAAACCGTATCCAGGCGATAGCAAAAAACCGTAAATTACATAAGCAAATGATCGACGAGGGACGTGAGCGGACGATCCTCTGCAATACCTGTCATGGTAAAGACGGCATCGCAGTGCAGCCACTCGCACCCAATCTGGCCGGACAGAATCCAGCTTATATTGTCGATCAGTTCCAACGTTTCGGCGACGGCCGACGCAATGAGTATCTAATGAGTAATCTGGCCAAGACCTTCAGCTTCGAAGACAAAATTAAAATTGCTCTCTACTATGCGGATATGGAGATGAAACCCTCAGGCGGCGGCAATCTCTCGCTACTTGCCGATGGTGAGAAGATCTACAAACAGAACTGCGTCAAATGTCATGGTGACAATGGGCGTGGCCAGGAAGGCTATGCCCGCCTTGCCGGTCAACGCCACGATTATGTGGTTAAGATGTTGAAAGAGTTTCGCGACCGTACCGGCAAGCGCACCAACGTCTGGATGTCGGGAGTCGCCATACGTCTCAGCGATCAGGACATGGATGCTGTGGCAACCTATCTGGCAAACCTAAAATAA
- a CDS encoding OmpA family protein, whose protein sequence is MKTTFVALVISCLLFQSALAADEGDKRVEKSVITGSMVGVLVGTLLGGAPGVVLGLTGGAMIGDLEARKQEVADLGDELKVVQGMQQREQLAAAEHQALFQRQRDLEYARVEALQEGYTFCLGFRSDSAEIEAGISDQLKAMVVMLQAFPELKLQILAAADVRGSDDYNNTLSKRRADAVADLLKASGLAEDRMEIHSIGNAQARYPAHDPEGLAYDRTVRLSLIKGEES, encoded by the coding sequence ATGAAGACAACATTCGTAGCATTGGTAATTTCATGTCTCCTGTTTCAATCTGCGCTGGCAGCGGATGAGGGGGATAAAAGGGTGGAAAAGAGTGTTATCACCGGATCCATGGTCGGGGTGCTGGTGGGTACTCTCCTAGGCGGGGCGCCTGGGGTTGTTCTGGGTCTTACCGGTGGCGCCATGATCGGCGATCTGGAAGCCCGTAAACAGGAGGTTGCTGATTTGGGTGATGAGCTGAAAGTGGTTCAGGGTATGCAGCAGAGAGAACAGCTTGCGGCCGCTGAACACCAGGCCCTGTTCCAACGTCAACGCGACTTGGAATATGCCAGGGTAGAGGCCCTCCAGGAGGGGTATACCTTTTGTCTTGGATTTCGCAGTGACAGCGCTGAGATCGAAGCAGGTATCAGTGACCAACTCAAAGCCATGGTAGTCATGTTGCAGGCCTTTCCCGAATTGAAGCTGCAGATTCTGGCCGCTGCGGATGTGAGGGGAAGCGACGATTATAACAACACCCTCAGCAAACGCCGTGCGGATGCAGTCGCCGATCTGTTGAAGGCCTCCGGGTTGGCGGAAGATCGGATGGAAATCCACTCCATCGGCAATGCGCAAGCACGTTATCCCGCTCATGATCCTGAGGGCCTGGCCTATGACAGAACGGTCCGACTCTCCCTGATCAAGGGGGAAGAGTCATGA
- a CDS encoding porin: protein MFQVHGFLTQAYVKTTENQFFGDSEDGSFDFRELGINASYRLTPQFMVAAQVLSRRAGEMYDGSLDLDYAHIDYTLQTDEDNRFGFILGRSKNTFGFYNDTRDVAATRPGIFMPQAIYWDRVRNMVLASDGGQLYGETQFEDHLFELRLIAGKTPIDENVENSYLNPALNSKMDNDGITLGGRLLYEWDGGRFRLALSNAALTLDAKTDLFTPGDIEIDYWVLSSQYNTGPWSLTLEYMYQPIDYEGFSGLMDVADTTVDGYYIQGNYRLDADWELFTRYEESHYDKDDKNGEKSSTNLGLPAHTFFSELWTLGVLWEPTEQLMLRAEFSQVEGTIFLSNLENNNPNSTERNWNLFSLLVSYSF, encoded by the coding sequence ATGTTTCAAGTACATGGATTCTTGACCCAAGCCTATGTCAAGACCACAGAAAATCAGTTTTTCGGTGACAGTGAGGACGGCAGCTTCGATTTCCGCGAATTGGGCATCAATGCATCCTATCGTTTAACACCCCAGTTTATGGTCGCTGCACAGGTACTCTCCCGTCGTGCCGGCGAAATGTATGACGGTTCCCTCGATCTGGATTACGCACATATCGATTACACCCTACAAACTGATGAAGACAACCGTTTTGGCTTCATACTCGGTCGGAGTAAAAACACCTTTGGATTCTATAACGACACCCGTGACGTGGCAGCAACCCGTCCAGGCATTTTTATGCCCCAGGCCATCTACTGGGACCGGGTACGAAACATGGTCCTCGCCAGTGACGGGGGACAATTGTACGGAGAAACTCAGTTCGAGGATCACCTGTTTGAGCTACGATTGATCGCCGGCAAAACCCCCATCGATGAAAATGTAGAGAACTCCTATCTAAACCCCGCCCTGAATTCTAAAATGGATAATGACGGCATCACCCTTGGAGGCAGACTGTTGTATGAGTGGGATGGAGGTCGTTTTAGACTGGCCTTGAGCAATGCCGCACTGACTCTGGACGCAAAAACAGACCTGTTCACACCTGGAGATATTGAGATCGACTATTGGGTGTTATCATCACAATATAATACAGGCCCTTGGAGCCTAACCCTGGAATATATGTATCAGCCAATTGATTATGAGGGTTTCAGCGGCCTGATGGATGTGGCAGATACAACCGTGGATGGTTATTATATTCAAGGAAACTATCGGCTTGATGCGGATTGGGAACTATTCACCCGCTATGAAGAGAGCCACTATGACAAGGATGATAAAAATGGTGAAAAATCCAGCACTAACCTTGGCCTACCCGCACATACCTTCTTCAGTGAACTTTGGACGCTGGGTGTGCTCTGGGAACCTACCGAACAGCTGATGCTGCGCGCAGAATTCAGCCAAGTTGAGGGCACTATCTTCCTATCCAATCTTGAAAACAACAACCCTAATAGCACAGAACGGAATTGGAACTTATTTTCCCTGCTTGTCTCCTACAGCTTCTAA